One Sediminicola sp. YIK13 DNA segment encodes these proteins:
- a CDS encoding AMP-binding protein codes for MTTKYTEVHPKFKINGISCNAAELREIGYCLIKEGEAFEIPFGDFLLDWLNDKPTISVKTSGSTGKPKTVILQKDHMINSALATAEFFNLEEGDTVLHCLPATYIAGKMMLVRAIVLGLRLDYVEPTSTPLVGVSKSYKFGAMVPLQLENSLDQIEQINTLIVGGAPIAEQLKEKTQPLKNEIYETYGMTETVSHIAIRNLGQNKNDKEHDFVVLPNIAIRSDERGCLVIDAPMLSEDTIVTNDLVQISNEKEFKWLGRYDNIINSGGVKLIPEEIESKLASFITSRFFVKGMPDDALGEKLVLFVEGNGIAQSVLEELKNSGALENFEIPKEVVNIAKFAETGNGKLDRKKTLKLITT; via the coding sequence ATGACAACCAAATATACTGAAGTCCATCCGAAGTTTAAAATCAATGGCATCTCCTGTAATGCAGCGGAATTGAGAGAAATTGGATATTGTTTGATCAAGGAAGGAGAGGCATTTGAAATACCATTTGGAGACTTTCTGTTGGACTGGTTGAATGATAAGCCAACGATTAGTGTTAAAACATCGGGATCTACAGGTAAACCTAAAACAGTTATCCTCCAAAAAGATCACATGATAAATTCAGCTTTGGCTACAGCCGAATTTTTTAATTTGGAAGAGGGAGATACGGTTCTTCATTGTCTGCCAGCAACCTATATAGCTGGTAAAATGATGCTTGTTAGAGCTATTGTACTTGGCCTTCGATTGGACTATGTGGAACCAACATCCACACCTCTTGTAGGTGTATCTAAATCCTATAAGTTTGGGGCAATGGTTCCGTTGCAATTAGAAAATTCATTGGATCAAATAGAACAGATAAATACGTTGATTGTTGGTGGGGCCCCTATTGCGGAACAGTTGAAGGAAAAAACACAGCCTCTGAAGAATGAAATTTATGAGACGTATGGGATGACTGAAACAGTAAGCCACATTGCAATAAGGAACCTTGGTCAAAACAAAAATGATAAAGAGCATGATTTTGTGGTGCTTCCCAATATTGCCATACGGTCCGATGAAAGGGGATGCTTGGTAATAGATGCTCCAATGCTGTCAGAAGACACAATTGTCACCAACGATTTGGTTCAGATAAGCAATGAAAAGGAATTCAAGTGGTTGGGTAGATATGACAACATTATAAATTCTGGAGGGGTTAAATTAATTCCAGAGGAAATTGAAAGTAAACTGGCTTCTTTCATAACTTCTAGATTTTTTGTCAAGGGCATGCCTGATGATGCGCTGGGAGAGAAATTGGTTCTTTTCGTGGAAGGGAACGGAATTGCTCAATCTGTCTTAGAAGAATTAAAGAACAGTGGGGCTCTTGAAAATTTTGAGATTCCAAAGGAAGTGGTGAACATAGCCAAGTTCGCCGAAACAGGGAATGGCAAACTGGACAGGAAGAAAACTTTAAAACTTATAACAACATAA
- a CDS encoding CPBP family intramembrane glutamic endopeptidase, protein MYIEQAYKGFHEGWRYVVGIMIIFLGWQVVGMLPLVGTLIVKSIGTGSMPGDITGMSALLGTNLFLFLMLLSFAFGLLATLLTAKLVHRQKIIHLTTSRKKVDWKRISFAFFLWAIISIVMVGADIVFSPEDYIFNFKLEPFLYLLVIGALLIPVQTSCEEYLMRGYLMQGIGIMVKNRWLPLLITSLIFGLLHLGNPEVEKLGYGIMVYYIGTGLFLGILTLMDEGLELSLGFHAANNLTTALLVTADWTAFQTDSLYRDISQPELGWDVFIPVLVIYPTLLYIFSKKYGWKNWKERLLGNIHIEKSIN, encoded by the coding sequence ATGTATATAGAACAGGCCTACAAAGGCTTTCATGAAGGTTGGCGATATGTAGTGGGTATTATGATCATATTTTTAGGATGGCAAGTAGTAGGGATGTTACCATTGGTAGGAACTCTTATTGTAAAGTCGATCGGGACGGGGAGTATGCCAGGAGATATCACCGGCATGTCTGCCTTATTGGGGACCAATCTATTTTTATTTTTGATGTTGTTGTCGTTCGCGTTTGGGCTCTTGGCTACCTTGCTCACTGCGAAACTGGTCCACAGACAAAAAATAATTCATCTTACCACGTCCAGGAAGAAGGTGGATTGGAAAAGGATAAGTTTTGCTTTTTTCCTATGGGCCATAATTTCAATTGTCATGGTGGGTGCTGACATAGTATTTTCTCCCGAGGACTATATTTTTAATTTTAAACTGGAACCTTTTTTATATCTTTTAGTCATTGGAGCATTATTAATACCAGTACAGACCAGTTGCGAAGAGTATTTGATGCGAGGGTATTTAATGCAGGGAATTGGTATTATGGTCAAGAATAGATGGCTACCCCTGTTAATCACCTCTCTTATCTTTGGACTTCTACATTTAGGGAATCCCGAAGTGGAGAAACTGGGATATGGGATTATGGTTTATTATATTGGGACAGGATTATTTTTGGGGATATTGACACTAATGGACGAGGGATTGGAATTGTCATTGGGGTTCCACGCTGCCAATAATTTGACAACAGCCCTTTTGGTTACCGCCGATTGGACAGCTTTTCAGACTGATTCCCTTTATAGGGATATTTCACAACCTGAACTGGGCTGGGATGTTTTTATTCCTGTATTGGTAATATATCCAACCCTCCTCTATATTTTTTCAAAAAAATATGGCTGGAAGAACTGGAAAGAAAGATTACTGGGTAACATACATATAGAAAAATCAATCAATTAA
- a CDS encoding o-succinylbenzoate synthase: protein MKASYKKYILDFKRPSGTSRGTLHKKETWFLILKKENELGIGECGLLRGLSVDDVSEYEQKLKWTCDNIHLGKEKLWNELVDFPSIQFGLEQAFMSLESQNPFELFPSPFTDESHGIGINGLVWMGDEAFMHEQIQEKLAAGFTCIKMKIGAIDFNSEMSLLSSIRKKFGKDEIELRVDANGAFKIEEAMEKLKILSQYDLHSIEQPIRQGNISEMMLLCANTPLPIALDEELIGITDPEDKDAILKTIRPQYIILKPSLIGGFKGSMEWINLARKYNIGWWVTSALESNIGLNAIAQWTATLQNHLPQGLGTGSLYTNNIDSPLTIDQGKLYYRKDKVWDEHKIKQICI from the coding sequence ATCAAAGCAAGCTACAAAAAATACATACTAGATTTTAAAAGGCCAAGCGGAACTTCTAGGGGGACACTTCATAAAAAGGAGACATGGTTTTTAATCCTAAAAAAGGAAAACGAGCTCGGTATTGGAGAATGCGGATTACTTAGGGGATTAAGTGTGGACGATGTCTCGGAATATGAACAAAAACTGAAATGGACCTGCGATAATATTCATTTGGGAAAGGAAAAACTTTGGAATGAATTGGTAGATTTTCCCAGTATTCAATTTGGTTTGGAACAGGCTTTTATGTCCTTGGAATCTCAGAATCCTTTTGAGCTGTTCCCTTCCCCATTTACTGATGAATCCCATGGTATTGGGATTAATGGTCTGGTATGGATGGGAGATGAGGCGTTTATGCACGAACAGATCCAGGAAAAATTGGCAGCTGGTTTTACCTGCATCAAAATGAAAATTGGGGCTATCGATTTTAATTCTGAAATGTCTCTTTTATCCTCAATACGCAAAAAGTTTGGTAAGGATGAAATTGAATTACGAGTAGATGCCAACGGCGCCTTTAAAATAGAGGAGGCCATGGAGAAATTAAAAATACTCTCACAATACGATCTGCATTCCATTGAACAACCCATAAGACAGGGAAATATTTCAGAAATGATGTTGTTATGTGCCAATACGCCGTTGCCAATTGCTTTGGATGAGGAGTTGATTGGAATTACGGATCCTGAGGACAAAGATGCTATACTAAAAACCATACGTCCTCAATATATAATTTTAAAACCAAGTTTAATTGGTGGTTTTAAGGGTAGTATGGAGTGGATTAATTTAGCAAGAAAATACAATATTGGTTGGTGGGTGACCAGCGCTTTGGAGAGCAATATAGGTTTAAATGCCATAGCACAATGGACGGCAACTTTGCAGAATCATTTGCCCCAGGGATTGGGTACAGGCAGTTTGTATACCAATAACATAGATTCCCCATTAACCATTGATCAGGGAAAATTATATTACAGAAAAGATAAGGTGTGGGATGAACATAAAATAAAACAGATATGTATATAG
- a CDS encoding SDR family oxidoreductase, producing MKRIDDKTIWITGASSGIGEALAYELSKLGCFLVISARNREQLLMVKNKCTYPDRIHVFPLDLADYSKMEENVRRVISEVKQIDMLINNAGISQRSLIIETELDVYKKLMDINYLGTVALTKALLPYFIKQGNGHFVTVTSLMGKFGSPFRSGYCGAKHALHGFFDVLRMEHEKDGIQVTLICPGFVNTKVAINALTGSGESQLSNDTATEKGMDPTIFAKKMIKAIRHQKFEAYIGKKEVMGVYLKRLIPKLLHSVVLKSNVR from the coding sequence ATGAAAAGGATTGATGATAAAACAATTTGGATTACTGGAGCATCGTCGGGGATAGGGGAAGCCTTGGCCTATGAATTATCCAAATTGGGTTGTTTTCTGGTAATTTCCGCCAGAAATAGGGAACAACTTTTAATGGTGAAAAATAAATGTACCTATCCAGATCGAATTCATGTCTTTCCGCTTGATTTAGCTGATTATAGTAAAATGGAGGAAAATGTGCGACGGGTAATCTCAGAGGTGAAACAAATAGATATGCTGATTAACAATGCAGGAATTAGCCAACGCTCCCTTATAATTGAAACTGAACTGGACGTTTATAAAAAATTGATGGATATTAATTATTTAGGAACCGTCGCTTTAACTAAGGCCCTATTACCTTATTTTATTAAACAAGGAAACGGGCATTTTGTTACCGTTACCAGTTTAATGGGGAAATTCGGTTCCCCCTTTCGTTCCGGGTACTGTGGAGCCAAACATGCGCTGCACGGATTTTTTGACGTGTTGCGAATGGAACATGAAAAGGATGGCATACAGGTTACACTTATTTGCCCAGGGTTCGTGAACACCAAGGTTGCCATCAATGCCTTAACAGGTAGTGGTGAAAGCCAATTGAGCAATGATACTGCCACGGAAAAAGGTATGGACCCCACAATTTTTGCAAAAAAAATGATCAAAGCGATAAGGCATCAAAAATTTGAGGCCTACATAGGAAAAAAAGAGGTTATGGGTGTATACCTTAAGCGTCTTATTCCCAAATTATTACACTCAGTAGTATTAAAAAGTAACGTAAGATAG
- a CDS encoding metal-dependent hydrolase: protein MKITFLGHATLLIETGNKIILVDPFITGNEKAKDLIKIENLKPDYILVTHAHQDHILDVEAIAKLSGAIIVSNYEIAMHYQEKGFKAHPMNHGGQWNFDFGTLKYVNAIHTSSFPDGSYGGQPGGFIISSDHKNIYIAGDTALTMDMKLIPLSTKLDLAVLPIGDNFTMGVDDAILASDFVACNKILGYHYDTFGYIEIDHDLALKKFANSGKNLHLLAIGEDINL from the coding sequence ATGAAAATTACTTTTTTAGGGCACGCAACACTACTTATAGAAACGGGTAATAAAATAATACTTGTAGATCCCTTTATTACAGGGAATGAAAAGGCGAAGGATTTAATTAAGATCGAAAATCTGAAACCAGATTATATTTTAGTAACCCATGCCCATCAAGACCATATTTTAGATGTGGAAGCCATTGCAAAGCTTTCTGGTGCTATTATAGTCAGCAATTATGAGATTGCCATGCACTATCAAGAAAAAGGCTTTAAGGCACACCCTATGAATCATGGGGGGCAATGGAATTTTGATTTCGGAACTTTAAAGTATGTAAATGCCATCCATACCTCCTCCTTTCCTGATGGATCTTACGGGGGGCAACCCGGTGGGTTTATTATCTCTTCTGACCATAAAAATATCTACATTGCCGGGGATACAGCACTTACCATGGATATGAAGTTGATTCCACTAAGCACAAAATTGGATTTGGCCGTACTGCCTATAGGGGATAATTTTACCATGGGAGTTGATGATGCTATTTTGGCGTCCGACTTCGTTGCCTGTAATAAAATATTGGGGTACCACTATGACACTTTTGGATATATCGAAATTGACCATGATTTGGCATTGAAAAAGTTTGCAAATTCTGGTAAAAATTTACACCTATTGGCAATTGGGGAAGACATTAATCTATAG
- a CDS encoding histidine kinase dimerization/phosphoacceptor domain -containing protein yields the protein MVRLLFNIFIIFFIFHLGSGVVHAQSIAKEDSTLRKFKIKDDASDKFNFFYDSPNRYNENSAYDWLDAIQLDLIEAQKDNDSISIRKYKIMQSQIYHDLGDYDKSVAIANELYKHKVSLDLNTKKILLDLMDYNYARLQMYDKQLEIRKEKKSIGLSKNVATYDIYANLGLPRKAMQDYIMEVMKTISEDDHYSLAKYHNNIGNYLRLDNSSPVALSKFKEAKGHIDIFLNDITNIRTEKEIVEANYLKGIIEGNIGRCYAQLRQYKEAIPWLEGSIITIKEFNKGKFSSDVVENTLELAECHLQLGNYEKARQYLKTDLKPRKIENILKKNRALATYYDKIQDYRNASFYLKKNVRIRDSINIYESALRTQQLAALTSQDLENSRNQMEEQKLALEKSRLDLQAKDERISLVFISLIFTLLGFAGLVYAYLKSIKTQRLIAEQKYIIEASLVEKDSLLKEIHHRVKNNLQMVSSLLSLQTKNTRSKAAIEALEEGKSRVKAMALIHQKLYQNDDLSVIEMQGYIESLINSIQSVYKKGGHNINITIDAEGTELDIDRAIPFGLILNELVSNSFKYAFPTDDENGKIYIHLRKNGDQGYFEYTDNGIGLPEDTDERTSSSMGIRLMNRLVNQLQSTLNIDKTADGVRFWFNFK from the coding sequence ATGGTTAGGTTGCTTTTCAACATATTTATCATCTTTTTTATATTTCACCTAGGTTCAGGTGTTGTACATGCACAATCCATTGCAAAGGAGGACAGCACCCTAAGGAAATTTAAGATAAAAGATGATGCTTCTGATAAATTCAATTTCTTTTATGATTCCCCAAATAGATACAACGAGAATTCAGCGTATGATTGGTTGGATGCCATTCAATTGGATCTGATTGAGGCGCAAAAGGACAATGATTCCATCAGTATTAGAAAATATAAGATCATGCAGTCCCAAATTTATCACGATCTGGGAGATTATGATAAAAGTGTGGCCATTGCCAACGAGTTGTACAAGCATAAGGTTTCTTTGGATCTTAATACTAAAAAGATTCTTTTGGATCTGATGGATTACAATTATGCCCGTCTGCAGATGTATGATAAGCAATTGGAAATTCGTAAGGAAAAGAAGTCAATAGGGCTAAGTAAAAATGTGGCTACCTACGATATATATGCCAATCTTGGTTTGCCCAGAAAGGCAATGCAGGATTATATCATGGAAGTCATGAAAACCATTAGTGAAGATGATCATTACTCCCTTGCCAAGTATCACAACAACATAGGTAATTATTTGCGTTTGGATAATTCATCTCCCGTGGCATTATCAAAATTCAAGGAAGCCAAAGGACATATTGATATATTCCTTAATGATATTACCAATATTAGAACGGAAAAGGAAATTGTAGAGGCCAATTACCTCAAGGGAATCATTGAGGGTAATATTGGTAGGTGCTACGCCCAATTAAGGCAATATAAAGAAGCAATACCTTGGTTGGAAGGAAGTATAATTACCATTAAAGAATTCAATAAAGGAAAATTCTCTTCAGATGTAGTGGAGAATACGCTAGAACTTGCAGAATGCCATTTACAGTTGGGTAATTATGAAAAGGCCAGGCAGTATCTCAAGACAGATCTAAAACCTAGAAAGATTGAGAATATCTTAAAGAAAAATAGGGCATTGGCTACCTATTATGATAAAATACAAGATTATAGAAATGCCTCTTTTTATTTGAAGAAAAACGTCCGGATCAGGGATTCCATAAATATCTATGAATCGGCACTACGTACCCAACAATTGGCTGCTTTGACAAGCCAGGATTTGGAGAATAGCAGGAATCAAATGGAGGAACAGAAATTGGCTTTGGAAAAATCCCGGCTAGATTTGCAAGCCAAGGATGAACGTATCAGTCTTGTGTTTATCTCTTTGATTTTTACATTATTGGGCTTTGCCGGATTGGTTTATGCATACTTGAAAAGTATAAAGACCCAGCGTTTGATTGCCGAACAGAAATATATTATTGAAGCCTCTTTGGTGGAAAAAGATTCACTCCTTAAAGAAATACACCATAGAGTAAAGAACAACCTTCAAATGGTCTCTAGTTTGTTAAGCCTTCAAACAAAAAATACAAGGAGTAAAGCAGCTATTGAGGCATTGGAAGAAGGGAAGAGTAGGGTGAAGGCAATGGCTTTGATCCACCAAAAGTTGTATCAGAATGATGACTTGTCCGTAATTGAAATGCAGGGATACATTGAAAGCTTAATCAATAGCATCCAATCGGTTTATAAAAAAGGAGGACATAATATTAATATTACTATTGATGCCGAAGGCACAGAGTTAGATATTGATAGGGCCATTCCTTTTGGTTTGATTTTAAATGAATTGGTTTCCAACTCCTTTAAATATGCCTTTCCTACCGACGATGAAAACGGAAAAATTTATATTCATCTTCGCAAAAATGGGGATCAAGGATATTTTGAATATACAGATAATGGGATTGGATTGCCTGAGGATACAGATGAGCGCACTAGTTCTTCCATGGGGATTAGATTAATGAATCGTTTGGTGAACCAATTACAATCTACCTTAAACATCGACAAAACTGCCGATGGTGTTCGTTTTTGGTTCAATTTTAAATAA
- a CDS encoding LytR/AlgR family response regulator transcription factor, translated as MEQPIKILIVEDNVIIADDMQSMLEEIGYEIVDNVIVYEQAVEVLKNNQVDLVLIDIILASDKTGIDLGKHIRDNYNIPFIFVTSNSDRATVENAKTVKPNGYLVKPFEQQDLYTSIEIALSSFNYSEKGDNTNNEDGEEKLMSNSVLKDSIFVKKQHLYYRIQFGDIQFIKADNVYLEVNTVDKKFLVRSPLKDYLEKLPQNKFYRAHKSYIVNVDHIDAINSKDIMINNTLIPISKEFKEFIISAMNS; from the coding sequence TTGGAACAACCAATTAAGATTCTTATAGTAGAGGATAACGTCATCATTGCAGATGACATGCAGTCGATGTTAGAAGAGATTGGCTATGAGATTGTAGACAATGTGATTGTCTATGAGCAAGCAGTGGAAGTATTAAAAAACAACCAAGTAGATCTTGTTCTAATTGATATCATTCTGGCTTCTGATAAAACGGGAATAGATCTCGGTAAACACATCAGGGACAATTATAATATTCCATTTATATTTGTAACCTCCAACTCGGACAGGGCAACAGTAGAAAATGCAAAAACTGTTAAACCAAATGGATATTTGGTAAAACCTTTTGAGCAGCAGGATCTTTACACTTCTATCGAGATTGCACTTTCTAGCTTCAATTATTCCGAAAAAGGGGATAATACCAACAATGAGGATGGGGAAGAAAAATTAATGTCCAATTCTGTCCTTAAAGATTCAATTTTTGTTAAAAAACAACATTTGTATTACAGAATACAATTTGGCGATATACAGTTTATCAAAGCTGACAATGTGTATTTGGAAGTGAATACCGTGGATAAGAAGTTTTTGGTAAGATCCCCATTAAAGGATTACCTGGAAAAGTTGCCCCAGAACAAATTTTATCGGGCACACAAATCATACATTGTGAATGTAGATCATATTGATGCCATCAATTCCAAGGATATTATGATCAACAATACACTAATTCCAATCTCTAAAGAATTTAAGGAATTCATTATTTCCGCTATGAATTCTTAA
- the menA gene encoding 1,4-dihydroxy-2-naphthoate octaprenyltransferase, with translation MSKTKAWLNAARLRTLPLSLSGIIVGTALAGYYDYINYSIFVLALMTTIGFQVTSNFANDYGDGVKGTDNHERIGPKRALQSGLLTREELKYGIVLSIIINVLLVLVLVFVAFGFQNYEYIILFLVLGTASIWAAIKYTVGTSAYGYRGLGDLFVFLFFGLLGVLGCMFLYTKFITVDSLLPAITIGLLSVGVLNLNNLRDSLSDKKAGKNTLVVQMGYQNGKSYHYILLVLAFFAMAGFILVNYVNLTSTIPLLGFVPIFIHMRKVYVTEDHVLLDPELKKLALSTFLLAILFYFSFNIFS, from the coding sequence TTGTCCAAAACTAAGGCGTGGCTGAATGCTGCGAGACTAAGAACCCTTCCACTCTCATTATCCGGTATTATTGTAGGAACTGCTTTGGCAGGTTACTATGATTATATCAACTATTCCATTTTTGTATTGGCGTTGATGACCACTATTGGGTTTCAGGTAACCTCAAATTTCGCCAATGATTATGGTGATGGAGTAAAAGGAACGGATAATCATGAGCGCATAGGCCCCAAAAGAGCATTACAAAGTGGACTGTTGACTAGAGAAGAACTCAAGTATGGGATTGTATTGAGCATTATCATAAACGTATTGCTGGTTCTAGTATTGGTTTTTGTTGCTTTTGGATTCCAAAATTATGAATATATCATTCTATTCCTTGTTTTAGGGACAGCGAGCATTTGGGCCGCAATAAAATATACAGTTGGTACTTCGGCCTATGGTTATAGGGGTTTGGGAGATTTATTTGTATTTCTGTTTTTTGGACTTTTGGGTGTTCTTGGTTGTATGTTCCTGTACACCAAATTTATTACTGTGGATTCCCTATTGCCAGCAATTACCATTGGTTTGTTGAGTGTAGGGGTTCTTAATTTAAATAATTTACGGGACTCCTTATCCGACAAAAAGGCGGGAAAAAACACCTTGGTCGTACAAATGGGATATCAAAATGGTAAGAGTTACCACTATATTTTATTAGTATTGGCCTTCTTCGCTATGGCTGGTTTTATTCTTGTGAATTATGTCAATTTGACAAGCACCATCCCCTTATTGGGGTTTGTACCTATCTTTATTCACATGAGAAAAGTATATGTTACAGAGGATCATGTATTGTTGGATCCTGAACTGAAAAAGTTGGCTCTCAGTACTTTTTTATTGGCAATATTGTTTTATTTTTCTTTTAATATTTTTTCGTAA
- a CDS encoding CvfB family protein — MIELGNYNTLEILRDTSVGLFLGDGEGTEVLLPNKYVPEIYEIGDELTVFCYLDHEERPVTTNIKPYIVRNTFNLLRVAEVNNIGAFMDWGLEKHLLVPFSEQRTKMQTGQSYVVYCYLDDKTQRLVASNKLDKFIDNEVLTVNNWEEVDLIVTRLTDLGWEVIINNKHKGLVYLNEIFKKLSVGDQMKGYVKAIREDNKIDVSLEPIGYKSVEPAANLIYENLTKAGGFLPFHDKSHPEDIKYAFELSKKNFKKGIGTLYRERKIDIKEDGIYLI; from the coding sequence ATGATTGAATTGGGGAATTACAATACACTGGAAATTTTAAGGGATACCAGCGTTGGGCTTTTTTTAGGAGATGGTGAGGGAACGGAGGTTTTATTGCCCAATAAATACGTTCCTGAAATATATGAGATAGGGGATGAGCTTACTGTATTTTGCTATTTAGATCATGAAGAGCGACCAGTGACCACTAATATTAAACCCTACATCGTTAGAAACACTTTTAATTTGTTGCGCGTTGCTGAGGTGAATAATATTGGAGCCTTCATGGACTGGGGTTTGGAAAAGCATCTTTTGGTGCCATTTAGCGAACAACGAACAAAAATGCAGACCGGACAGTCCTACGTCGTTTACTGCTATTTAGACGATAAAACGCAAAGACTTGTAGCCAGCAACAAACTCGATAAATTCATTGATAACGAGGTTTTAACAGTAAATAATTGGGAGGAAGTAGACCTCATTGTCACTCGACTAACCGATTTAGGCTGGGAAGTGATCATAAATAATAAACACAAAGGACTGGTATATCTCAATGAGATATTCAAAAAACTTTCTGTGGGAGATCAAATGAAGGGTTACGTGAAGGCTATTCGGGAAGACAATAAAATTGATGTTTCCCTTGAACCGATTGGCTACAAAAGCGTGGAGCCGGCAGCCAATCTTATCTATGAGAACCTTACAAAGGCCGGTGGATTTTTGCCCTTTCATGATAAATCACACCCAGAGGATATTAAATATGCCTTTGAATTAAGTAAAAAGAATTTTAAAAAGGGTATAGGCACCTTATACAGGGAGCGAAAAATAGATATAAAAGAGGATGGGATTTATTTGATTTAG
- a CDS encoding DUF2853 family protein, protein MSKRDELIEKYASDLKTKIGVTPDMDFLTKVTIGCGPSIYNRDASTVSGSDEKELETVKNNFLIKKLGMSDSPKLMEGIKSVMEQYGSSERNKYRAVVYYLLAKHFKKESVYK, encoded by the coding sequence ATGAGTAAAAGAGATGAGCTAATAGAAAAGTATGCTTCTGATTTGAAAACAAAAATAGGAGTAACTCCGGATATGGATTTTTTGACCAAGGTCACCATTGGCTGTGGTCCTTCAATTTACAATAGGGATGCATCAACAGTTTCTGGTTCTGACGAAAAAGAGCTTGAAACAGTTAAAAACAACTTTTTGATTAAGAAATTGGGAATGAGCGATAGCCCAAAATTGATGGAAGGCATTAAAAGTGTAATGGAACAATATGGTTCTTCGGAAAGAAATAAATATAGGGCGGTAGTATATTACCTATTGGCCAAACATTTCAAAAAAGAATCGGTCTACAAATAG